One Euphorbia lathyris chromosome 1, ddEupLath1.1, whole genome shotgun sequence DNA segment encodes these proteins:
- the LOC136211040 gene encoding HVA22-like protein f, with product MGVIGVIAKRLDAFVGPGVMLLFPLYASLRAIESPSVHDDQQWLTYWILYSFISLFELSTWKILVWLPFWPYIKLLFCMWLVLPVFNGAAYIYENFIRKYVKIVGRVNGNYSDNQRKVLEMISLDARKSVAHYIDQYGWDAFQRIITAAEKEAKRH from the exons ATGGGTGTTATTGGAGTTATTGCAAAGCGATTAGATGCCTTTGTGGG CCCTGGAGTTATGCTTCTATTCCCCTT GTACGCGTCGCTGCGAGCCATCGAAAGCCCATCGGTGCATGATGATCAACAATGGCTAACTTACTGGATACTATATTCCTTCATTTCCCTATTCGAATTATCTACTTGGAAGATCCTTGTTTG GCTGCCATTTTGGCCATACATAAAGCTGTTATTTTGCATGTGGCTGGTGTTGCCTGTATTCAACGGAGCAGCTTATATCTACGAGAACTTTATTAGGAAATATGTCAAAATCGTCGGCCGAGTGAACGGAAACTACTCCGATAATCAAAGAAAAGTTCTGGAGATGATAAGCCTTGATGCTAGGAAATCTGTTGCCCACTATATTGACCAATATGGTTGGGATGCTTTTCAAAGAATTATCACTGCT gCTGAGAAGGAAGCCAAGAGGCACTAA